One window of Prochlorococcus marinus XMU1408 genomic DNA carries:
- a CDS encoding prepilin peptidase: protein MGYETYFYLLLTSILGLSIGSFLNVVISRIPNKKSIAFPRSHCPSCKKNLMVFDLIPVISWLILKGKCRYCGQPISYRYSIVETLTSIFFLIIAVDSNYINNNNNSILITIISGWVLISYLLSLTFIDIEHMILPNVLTITGSFLGIIFTSAIHKNSLLIIENIKAYLVGLICFSLLAYFIKIIIGKPALGMGDVKLFAMSGAWLGFSGLEISIVLSFLLAGTFSLIGLIFKSIKRGQYIPFGPFICLSIFLVWLLGDPFWYHYLNNIFWWRII from the coding sequence ATGGGATATGAAACTTACTTTTATTTACTTTTGACATCTATCCTAGGGTTATCTATAGGTAGTTTTTTAAATGTAGTAATTAGTAGAATCCCAAATAAAAAATCTATAGCTTTTCCAAGAAGTCATTGTCCTTCTTGCAAGAAAAATTTGATGGTTTTTGATTTAATTCCTGTTATAAGTTGGCTTATATTAAAAGGAAAATGTAGATATTGTGGGCAGCCCATAAGCTATAGATACTCGATTGTTGAAACCTTAACTTCAATCTTTTTCTTGATTATTGCAGTAGATTCTAATTACATAAATAATAATAATAATTCAATATTAATTACAATAATCTCAGGCTGGGTTTTAATTTCTTATCTTTTATCTCTTACCTTTATCGATATTGAGCATATGATACTTCCCAACGTTTTAACAATTACTGGTTCTTTTTTAGGAATTATTTTTACCTCCGCTATTCATAAAAATTCATTATTAATTATTGAGAATATAAAAGCTTATTTAGTTGGTCTAATTTGTTTCTCTTTGTTAGCATATTTCATCAAAATCATTATTGGAAAGCCTGCGCTAGGAATGGGGGATGTGAAATTATTCGCAATGAGTGGAGCATGGCTAGGCTTTTCTGGATTAGAGATTAGTATCGTATTGTCCTTCCTTTTGGCAGGAACATTTTCATTAATTGGCCTAATTTTTAAATCAATAAAAAGAGGTCAATATATTCCTTTTGGCCCTTTTATATGTCTCTCAATCTTTTTAGTATGGCTATTGGGGGATCCATTCTGGTACCACTATCTAAATAATATTTTCTGGTGGAGAATAATATGA
- a CDS encoding prepilin-type N-terminal cleavage/methylation domain-containing protein translates to MLTFQSFLSSPKIRKTLSLKPGDEGFSLIELVVVVAVLAVLSAIAIPSFTSMTTKARNAAAKSTIATIAKECAVRYANAEEDPTFAAVTLNGYDSVLWGTSDTDCSEEEDLVAESSDESKYATYTWTPGVDGGKTCDMTDGLDDEVYELAGCIDGVW, encoded by the coding sequence ATGCTTACTTTTCAATCATTTCTTTCAAGCCCAAAAATAAGAAAGACTCTTAGCCTTAAGCCTGGAGACGAAGGTTTTTCATTGATTGAGCTTGTTGTTGTTGTTGCCGTTTTGGCGGTTTTATCAGCTATTGCAATACCAAGCTTTACTTCAATGACTACTAAAGCTCGTAATGCGGCAGCAAAATCTACAATTGCAACAATAGCCAAAGAATGTGCGGTGAGATATGCGAATGCCGAGGAAGACCCTACATTTGCAGCAGTTACATTAAATGGTTACGACAGCGTCTTGTGGGGTACTTCAGATACTGATTGTTCAGAGGAAGAGGACCTTGTGGCGGAATCGTCAGACGAGTCAAAATATGCAACTTATACTTGGACCCCTGGGGTTGACGGTGGAAAGACTTGCGACATGACGGACGGGCTCGATGATGAAGTTTATGAATTAGCTGGTTGCATTGACGGTGTTTGGTAA
- a CDS encoding Tfp pilus assembly protein FimT/FimU: MNYEGGYTLVELSVVVAVLGILGGLTISNVNKWMKHSHIDEAITVLNNSLVDCLQESRTGKDPNTISPSDNVIDNQRLEPINYEIKESNNTCANFLITPKNSEDKVRFEMGYQITIDGNATKIATLPDTQSAQSRCYRWGGKNCGATEEQLQALADAAQLAEDRKNCKDEFNTWLRDTPPNGGSGLSPFNRWDINTDPPSCSKETYAFEGEIVSNQKAVDEAQERKLGKICNNKIMSQKELKTTGIKNFEECGTQTFYFCEGSQKQSEEGMNVCLAEKDLLAKRNEELVCEKNREEARLGGYIGYYPPVEGPDSCGNEYWMCDTIQFSEESAFNKSPCADVKESTCGKTKTPEECLSECNPGHKSFIKMFCGYGFEGMKPMHKVCRDFNSCMCRED; this comes from the coding sequence ATGAATTATGAGGGAGGCTATACTTTGGTTGAACTCTCAGTAGTTGTAGCAGTTTTAGGAATCCTGGGTGGTTTAACAATATCAAATGTTAATAAGTGGATGAAACATTCTCATATCGATGAAGCGATAACAGTATTAAACAATTCACTAGTTGATTGTCTCCAAGAATCTAGAACTGGGAAAGACCCTAATACTATTAGTCCATCTGATAACGTTATAGACAATCAACGTTTAGAGCCTATTAATTATGAAATAAAAGAGTCTAATAATACCTGCGCAAATTTTTTAATAACACCAAAGAATAGTGAAGATAAAGTTAGATTTGAAATGGGATATCAAATAACTATAGATGGAAATGCAACTAAAATCGCAACCTTACCAGATACACAATCAGCTCAATCAAGATGTTATCGATGGGGAGGTAAAAACTGCGGTGCAACTGAAGAACAATTACAAGCACTTGCTGATGCTGCTCAATTAGCAGAGGACAGAAAAAATTGCAAAGATGAATTTAATACCTGGCTTAGGGATACACCTCCAAATGGAGGAAGTGGTTTAAGTCCTTTTAATCGTTGGGACATAAATACAGATCCACCAAGTTGCTCAAAAGAAACATATGCTTTTGAAGGTGAAATTGTTTCTAATCAGAAAGCCGTAGATGAAGCTCAAGAAAGAAAGCTTGGGAAAATATGTAACAATAAAATAATGAGTCAAAAGGAATTAAAAACTACTGGGATCAAAAATTTTGAGGAATGTGGAACTCAAACTTTCTATTTTTGTGAGGGTTCACAAAAGCAATCTGAAGAAGGAATGAATGTATGTCTTGCTGAAAAAGATCTTCTTGCCAAAAGAAACGAAGAACTAGTTTGTGAAAAAAATCGAGAAGAGGCAAGATTAGGAGGTTATATTGGTTACTACCCTCCCGTTGAGGGACCAGACAGTTGTGGTAATGAATATTGGATGTGCGACACAATTCAATTTTCTGAGGAAAGTGCCTTTAACAAATCGCCTTGTGCTGATGTAAAAGAGTCGACATGTGGGAAAACAAAAACCCCTGAAGAGTGTTTAAGCGAGTGTAATCCAGGTCACAAAAGTTTTATTAAAATGTTTTGTGGATATGGCTTCGAAGGCATGAAACCAATGCACAAAGTTTGTAGGGATTTTAATTCATGCATGTGCAGGGAAGACTAA